The Verrucomicrobium spinosum DSM 4136 = JCM 18804 DNA segment TTGGGCTCTGCGCTCAAAAAAGAGTTCATCGAGTACAAACGCGCGGAGTGGGAGGAGTACCACCTGACCATCAGCCCGTGGGAGGTGCAGAAGTACGCGAGTCTCTTTTGATGAACTCCCCATCTTGCCTCCTCCCGTCATGACGCCATCTTGGTTTGCCCAACTGCCAGTGCCTCCCGTCCGCAGCCCTGTGCGGCTGGAGCGGCTGGCCTGGCCAGATGCAGCGCACACCCTGCAGGATGTGCTCCTGCTGCCGGTGGGGGCCATGGAGCAGCACGGTCCCCATCTGCCGTTGCATACGGACACGGTCATTGCCGAGTCCACCTGTCAGCTTGCTTCAGCCCTCACCGGGGCACCGGTCCTGCCCGCCCTGGGGTACTCCGTCTCACTCGGCCACACGGTGAAGTGGCCGGGCACGTTCTCCTTGTTTCATGAAACCCTCATGCTCACCGTGCGGGAGATCGCCCAGTGGGCGGCTGACACCGGCTGGAACCGGCTGCTGATCGTAAACTCCCACTACGGGAACGATGCCGCCCTCCGCTGCGCGGTGGACCGCCTGCGCCACGACCTTGGCGGCAATCTCCTCACGGCGACACGGAATACCTGGGACCTCACTCCGGAAATTGCCGGACGATTCACGCATGATGCGGCAGACTGGCATGCCAACGAGGCTGAGACATCCCTCATGTTGTTTCTTGATCCTGCTGCCGTGGTGAAAGAGCGCCTGAGCACGGCAGACGATCCTGATCGCACGATGGGGTGTGTCTTTCCGCACCGGGTGGCTCACACCAGCCTCAATGGCGTCACCGGAAGGCCAAGTCTGGGTACGGTGGAGCAGGGGGCTCTGTTGATCTCCCGCATGGGAGATGCTCTGGCAGATCTGATCCAGAAGGCTCGCGTAGAGCATCCCCCTTTGACTTGGGCCCCCTGAAGACGCCGCACATCCTCATCCCGATCAAACATCCCATCCAACCCCTAATCCATCCATCCAGAAATCTATGAAAACACTTGTCAAATGCCTGTTCTCCATTGCCGCCGTGGCGTTGTCCTCGGCCGGTCTTCACGCAGAACCACTGAAAATCGCCTACTCGGACTGGCCCGGATTCACCCTCATCGAGGTGGCCAAACAGAAGGGGTGGTTCAAAGAAGCCGGGGTGGACGTCGAGCTGGTCTGGTTTGACTACCTGCCTTCGCTGGACGCCTTTGCCTCGGGCAAGGTGGACGCAGTGACCTGCGTCACGACGGATGCGATGGTGACAGGAGCCAACGGTGCCAAGAGCAAGATCATCTGCCTGCTGGACTACAGTGATGGCGGTGACATGATCATTGGCAAGGCAGGGATCAACTCCATCAAGGATCTTAAAGGCAAAAAAGTGGCGCTGGAGCTCACGCTCGTGGAGCATCTGCTGCTGCTCAAGGCGCTGGAGGCAAACGGCATGGCTGCATCCGACGTGGAACTGGTGAATACGGCCACCAATGAAACACCCCAGACCCTGGTGTCGGGGAACGTGGCCGCCATCGGGGCGTGGTACCCTGTTTCCAACCAGGCGCTCAAGGCGGTGGCGGGGTCCAAGCCCCTCTTTACCAGCGGCGACGCCAAAGGACTGATCTATGACGGACTCTGCGTGAACCCGGTCAGCTACAGCCAGCGCAAGGCAGACTGGGAAAAGGTGGTGAAAGTGTACTACAAGTGTGTGGACTACATCCTTGACGAGAAAACCAAGGAGGATGCGGCAGCGATTCTGGCCGCGAAGGTGGGGGCCGAGGTGAAGGACTATCTAGCCGCGATGAAAGGCACCCATTTCCTGACGCTTGAGGAAGCCAAAATAGCCTACAAGAAGGGCACAGGGCTGGACTCTGTCTATGGCTCCATGGCGCTGGGAAACAAGTTCAACCTGGACAACAAGGTTTACACGGAGTCGCAGAAACCGGAGAGCTACTTGGTTCCCGGCATCGTCAACAGCCTCAAGTGAGGGCCGCAGGAGAGGATTCAGGCAAGGAAAACCCGGTCAAACTTTTCCTTGGGGAAAGGGTTTGGCCGGGCTAAAATGCATTCCCGCCCCCATCCCTGCTTGAAACCCTGCCCTCCTTGAGGTTAAGAAACCAATGGTAAAATTTGAAAGCATTCTTGCCGGGGGACAAACCGGGGCGCAGCGTGCCGCGCTGGATTGGGCGATCGCCCACAATGTGCCGCATGGTGGATGGTGTCCCAAGGGCAGAAAAGCCTTGGATGGTGTGTTGGACGCCAAGTACCAGTTGAAGGAAACGGAAAAAGATGTGACGATCGAGCGCACGGAATGGAATGTGCGGGATGCCGATGCCACGGTTGTTTTCACCTTCGCGGAAAAAGCCACTGGCGGAGCTCTGAAGTCGGTTACTTTCGCCCGCAAACTGAAAAAGCCCTGTTTGCACCTGCACCGGGGCATTCTGGCCGGCTCTGAGAAGCTGGTCGCCTTCATGGACAAGCACCGCGTTCGTCGGCTGAACATCGCTGGTTCTCATGAGGAAAAGGAACCTGGCATCTATGTTTGGGTGACCTCCACCCTCGACAAGGCGGAAGGGATCATGATGCGAATGGGCGAGCTTTAAGCTTGGCTGCCCTGCAGGACACCGTCTCCCAACATGGAGGCTTCAGAGAAGCTCTGGAGCCTTGAAGTGAGCTCCATTTCAGTTCGCCGCTTTCTGGCGGGCATAGGCAAGTTCCTGCCCGCCCATCCAGCGGTCCAGGAAGAAAGGCACCAGAGGCAGAAGGGAGGCAACGAAGACCAGCGCCGCCCTGAAGATGGGCCATTTGGCGGTCAGCCAAACTTGGAGCAGGGAAAGGCAGAACACCACAAACAGGGCTCCATGCACCCAACCCACGTACTTCACTGCCAGCGGCATGTGCCACACGTACTTCAGCGGCATGGCGATCCCCAGCAGGATGAGGTAGGACACAGCCTCGGCCAGGGCCACTTTGCGCAGCAGGGTGACAGGGTTTTTCATGCTGCCGCCATACCGCACCCTCAGGCGAGGTTCAAGTGCTGCGCTCTTTTGCCGCACCTGGCGAACCGCGGCGGCCGATGGCCCATAAGCCGCAAGTTCTAGGGTTGACCAGTGAGTTGAGGGAAGGAGGGCTTCTTGCTGTAACAGGCAAAGAGCTGCACCACGCTGCATAGTTCTCCCCGGTGGCGGACCTTGAAGAGGCCAAGACTTTGCACGGACCGGAATTGCTGGGCAAGCTGCTTGGGTGGTTTGCGACGCCCCGATGTCTTCACCACGTAGATGGCATTCTCTCCCACACGGGCATCATAGGAGGGCCAGAACCAGTATTGGTTCTGGGGTTTCTCGGTGGCCAGCACATAGACCAGTTGATCTTCGGGAAGGAGTTTATGTGCCTCTGGTAGATAGAAGTTCAGCAGACTGGCCCGGCCGTAGTGATCAGCGATGACAAACACTGGCTGGCCTTCGACGGCAAGGTGCTGCCGGTGATCTTCAACCAAGCGTGCGAGTTCGGAGGCTCCACGGACTCGAACGAGGGGGTCGTTTTTTTCTGTCAATGCCACGCCCAGGCCCTTGTGGAGCCATTGGGTCTCGTGGAGGAGGGTGACGACGGGCAGGCCCACCACGAGACCCGCGGTCAGCCATCGGGTGCCCCATCTGATCCCTGCGACATGACGCTCATGCCAATAGAGGATGGCGAAGAGAAAAAGCACGGGAGAGGCGGGGGCAATCCAGTTGGGCTGGGCTTTTCCATGGCAGGCCAGCGCGAGATAGAAGACGAAGACCGGCAGTGCAGTGCACAGAAGGAAACGCTGAAGAAGTGGCAGCCCCCGGGCGCGGACAAATCCCATGACGGCACCGATGACGGCGAGGAAGAAGACCGGATTCAAAAGTGCTGCTACGGAGCCCAGGAAGGCGCCTGCGTATTGAAAGCGCAATCCTCCCGGTTCCTGCAGCCCACCACGTTCACCCAGATGAACCAGGGTCACCCAGTCATGCTGCTGATTCCACCACAAGACGGGCAGCAGCGCGATGATGTTCATGCCCATGGCCAGCCAGAGGCCCGGTCGTGTGAACTGTTTTCGCGCACTTGGGGTAAAGGCGGCATAGAGGAAAAAACCGGCCCAGAGGAACGGGGAGAAAAACTTGCTCAAAAATCCCAAGGCCATGGTCCCGCCGGTGAGCAACCACCAGCGGAGCTGATCAGTCTCCAGCGCCTGCCACATGGCCAAGGCGGACAGCGTGTAAAAGAACACCGTAGGGGCATCCACGGTGAGCAGGGTGGAACCCACTGCAAAAAACGGGGTGGCGGCAAAGATCGCGGTAGCGCAGAAGGCCGTTCTCTCGCTGGTGTGGCGGCGGAGAAAACTCCAAAGCACGAGTCCCAGCACGAACGCAAAGACAGGAGAGAAGAAGCGGACGCCAAATGCAGTATGGCCCCACAGGTGGGTGCCCAGCCATTGGATCCATGCAATGAGAGGAGGCTTGCTATAATAGGCCCAATCCAACCGACGGCTCCACATCCACTGGTATGCCTCGTCTTCGCTCAACTCGATCGTGTCTCCCGCGATGTAGAAGAGTCGTAAGATGAGCAACAGGCCCAGCACCATCCAGGTGGCATGCCGCCACGTGAGTTCCTTGTCCTGCTCGGACAAGGAGACTCCGGAGGCGCAGGAATCACGGAACAAGTGGGGCGTGCGGTGCCACCATGCCGGGAAGATCCTGCGTCCCAAGGTGGACCAGAACCAGGCGGCAAATCCCGCCACGGCAAGCCCCGTCAGTGCTCCAAGCAGCCATCCCGCCACCACATCAGAGGGATGATGAACGCCGAGGTAGATGCGGGAGTATCCTACGAGAAGGGCCATGGGGATGCCCAGCCAGCCTGCACGGCGGCAAAAGAGCCATACCACGATGGCGAGGGCACCCCAGGTGGTAGCATGACCAGACGGCATGGCCGTGAGTCCATGCCCGTTACCCGCAACCAAGCGCACGTCAGGCAGAGTCATCGCAGGACGGGGGCGCTGCCAGAACTCCTTCAACGGAGCGGCAACCCCATCTCCCGCCACCAAGGCTGCCAGCACCGCCACCATGACGAACGCCGCACCCCGGCTGCGGCCTTTCTTCACGACGACGGATGCCAGGATGAGGAGCAGCGGGTAGAAGGCCTTGTTCCCGCTCAACCAGGTCATGAAGGGATCCCAACCGGGACCGGCAAGGTCACGATTGATTAGATGAAACAACCAATGGTCCAGGTGTTGCAGAAAAGGCATGCGTACGCGAGTCCCGGACGGGGGCTGACTGTCCGGTGGAGGCGAGGCATGCTAAGTCAGGGGCATGACCAGAGAATGACATGGGGATAACTTTTCAGTTAGTCACCTTCTTCATGTTGCTATTGAATCGCATTTCCACGGTGGTGCCTGCGCCTGGGGTGCTGCTCACAGACACGGTGCCGCCATGCAGTTGAACCACCGTTTTTACGAGTGCCAGCCCCAGGCCCACCCCGGCATCACCACCCTGGCTGCTGCGGGCCGAGTCCACGCGATAGAAACGATCAAACAGGCGGGGCAGATGCTCGGTGGCAATGCCCGTGCCGGAGTCGGCCACGGAGACAAGGCACATACCAGCCTCTCTTGCGATCATCACGGAGACCTTTCCTCCTGGCGGAGTGTGCCGGATTGCGTTTGAGATGAGATTGCCCAGTGCCATGCGCATGAGCGAGGCATCGGCCATCACGCAACCCTCCCCAGATGAGGTGAGCATCACCCCCTTGTCCTCAGCGAGTGCAGAGTAGAAATCCGCAACTTCCTCCGCCAGTGCAGCGGCATCCACCTCCGCCTTGGTGAGAGATGCTTCTGCATTGTCCGCCCGGGCGATAAAGAGGAGACTTTCCACCATATGCTTGAGGCGGTCGTACTCCTCAAGATGCGTGGCCAGCGTCTGGCGGTAGTCTTCCTGGGCATGATCCCTGGAAAGGGCCAGGCTGGTGGAGAGCACGAGATTGTTCAAGGGCGTGCGGAACTCGTGTGCGACATCGGCGCTAAACTGGGACTGGCGCGCAAAAGCGTCGCGCAGGCGTTGCAACATGCGGTCAAATTCCCCGGCCATGGCCGCCAGTTCCCGGGGCCAGGGTTTGCCACCCAGTCTTTCATCCAGTCCCTCTGCTCCCACTCTCTTCATGGTGGAGGTGATTTCGCGAACGGGTTCCAGACCGCGATGGGTCAGGAGCCAGGCTAGCAGGCCTGAGAGAGCGGTGCCTGTGGCCACCACCAGGATCAACTGAAGGCGCAGCTCACCCAACCACTCCTCCAGATGCCTCACGTCCAGTGCCACATGGTAAACGAGTGGAGGTTTGGCAGGATCATGGGCCACCAGCGCGGCGGCCAGGAAGGACGGGATGCCTTTGTTGGAAACATGGCGAGCCACCGCTGAGATGTTCCCATTCTTGGGTGCCGCGACCGGGAAGGCGGCGTCTTTCTCCACCAGATCGCTGAAGCCCGGTGTCTCCAGCAGTACTTTGCCTGTGTGGTCAAGCAACTGGCCGTAGTAGCGCTCCAGGGTGCGATGGGTGGCCGTGGAAAGAATGATTTCCTCTGCCTCACGGAGGCTCTCTGGAGCACGCTCCAACTCGTGCCTGAGGGTGTTCACGTGGTCTGTAAGCAGCTCGGCGTCTTCAATCTCAAAGCTCGTATAGAGCATGTGATAGAGGAAGACAGCAGCGGAAGACATCGTGAACAGAGCCGCAAGCACGTAGCCCAACACCAAGCGCTCGGTGAGCCCAAGCGCAGGCCGACGGGGTGGGGCGGTATCAGGACTGTCCACGATCTTCAAGGATGTAGCCCAAGCCCCGCTGGGTGTGGATGAGCTTGTTCTCAAACGGCTCATCCACCTTGCGACGCAGCCGGCCCATGGCCACATCCACTGCGTTGGAGTCGGTGGAAAAATTCATGTCCCACACCTGCTCGCAGATCGTCGTGCGGGAGAGAACCTCCCCCCGTCTGCGGGCCAGGAGGCTCAGGAGTTGAAATTCCTTGGCCGTGAGGTCGATAGGGTGTCGGCCGCGGCGTGCCTTCATGCGAGGCAGATCCAGCTCCAGGTCGCCGATCTTGATGATCTCCGCCGTGCGCACTGGACTGCGCCGCAGCAAGGTGCGGACCCGGGCGAGGAACTCCGTCCAAGCGAAAGGCTTAACCAGATAGTCATCTGCACCCAGCTCCAGCCCACGCACCCGATCGGGGACCGAGTCGCGCGCTGTGAGGAAGAGAACAGGCGTTTCGCAACCCTCGGTGCGGAGGTGCTCCAGCACATGCCAGCCGTCCCGGACAGGAAGCATGACGTCCAGCACGATGAGGTCGAAGGCGCTGTCCCGCGTCGCTTGGAGCCCCTCCTCGCCATCACCGGCCACATCGACCACGTAGCCCGCCTCCTGGAGCCCCTTGGCGAGGAACTCCCGGCTCCTTCGTTCATCTTCCACAATGAGGATGCGCATGTTGTCAGCCAGAGTTAAGGGGCTGGGGGGCAATTCGTCAACGCCCTTCACGACCTGGAGGGATCTGCGACCCGACGGTCAAAGACGCATGCCCCTGTCGAGGTGTTCACACGCGATGCCTTCATGAACAAGAT contains these protein-coding regions:
- a CDS encoding creatininase family protein, translated to MTPSWFAQLPVPPVRSPVRLERLAWPDAAHTLQDVLLLPVGAMEQHGPHLPLHTDTVIAESTCQLASALTGAPVLPALGYSVSLGHTVKWPGTFSLFHETLMLTVREIAQWAADTGWNRLLIVNSHYGNDAALRCAVDRLRHDLGGNLLTATRNTWDLTPEIAGRFTHDAADWHANEAETSLMLFLDPAAVVKERLSTADDPDRTMGCVFPHRVAHTSLNGVTGRPSLGTVEQGALLISRMGDALADLIQKARVEHPPLTWAP
- a CDS encoding ABC transporter substrate-binding protein, translating into MKTLVKCLFSIAAVALSSAGLHAEPLKIAYSDWPGFTLIEVAKQKGWFKEAGVDVELVWFDYLPSLDAFASGKVDAVTCVTTDAMVTGANGAKSKIICLLDYSDGGDMIIGKAGINSIKDLKGKKVALELTLVEHLLLLKALEANGMAASDVELVNTATNETPQTLVSGNVAAIGAWYPVSNQALKAVAGSKPLFTSGDAKGLIYDGLCVNPVSYSQRKADWEKVVKVYYKCVDYILDEKTKEDAAAILAAKVGAEVKDYLAAMKGTHFLTLEEAKIAYKKGTGLDSVYGSMALGNKFNLDNKVYTESQKPESYLVPGIVNSLK
- a CDS encoding putative molybdenum carrier protein, encoding MVKFESILAGGQTGAQRAALDWAIAHNVPHGGWCPKGRKALDGVLDAKYQLKETEKDVTIERTEWNVRDADATVVFTFAEKATGGALKSVTFARKLKKPCLHLHRGILAGSEKLVAFMDKHRVRRLNIAGSHEEKEPGIYVWVTSTLDKAEGIMMRMGEL
- a CDS encoding DUF3817 domain-containing protein, encoding MKNPVTLLRKVALAEAVSYLILLGIAMPLKYVWHMPLAVKYVGWVHGALFVVFCLSLLQVWLTAKWPIFRAALVFVASLLPLVPFFLDRWMGGQELAYARQKAAN
- a CDS encoding glycosyltransferase family 39 protein, with protein sequence MPFLQHLDHWLFHLINRDLAGPGWDPFMTWLSGNKAFYPLLLILASVVVKKGRSRGAAFVMVAVLAALVAGDGVAAPLKEFWQRPRPAMTLPDVRLVAGNGHGLTAMPSGHATTWGALAIVVWLFCRRAGWLGIPMALLVGYSRIYLGVHHPSDVVAGWLLGALTGLAVAGFAAWFWSTLGRRIFPAWWHRTPHLFRDSCASGVSLSEQDKELTWRHATWMVLGLLLILRLFYIAGDTIELSEDEAYQWMWSRRLDWAYYSKPPLIAWIQWLGTHLWGHTAFGVRFFSPVFAFVLGLVLWSFLRRHTSERTAFCATAIFAATPFFAVGSTLLTVDAPTVFFYTLSALAMWQALETDQLRWWLLTGGTMALGFLSKFFSPFLWAGFFLYAAFTPSARKQFTRPGLWLAMGMNIIALLPVLWWNQQHDWVTLVHLGERGGLQEPGGLRFQYAGAFLGSVAALLNPVFFLAVIGAVMGFVRARGLPLLQRFLLCTALPVFVFYLALACHGKAQPNWIAPASPVLFLFAILYWHERHVAGIRWGTRWLTAGLVVGLPVVTLLHETQWLHKGLGVALTEKNDPLVRVRGASELARLVEDHRQHLAVEGQPVFVIADHYGRASLLNFYLPEAHKLLPEDQLVYVLATEKPQNQYWFWPSYDARVGENAIYVVKTSGRRKPPKQLAQQFRSVQSLGLFKVRHRGELCSVVQLFACYSKKPSFPQLTGQP
- a CDS encoding heavy metal sensor histidine kinase, giving the protein MDSPDTAPPRRPALGLTERLVLGYVLAALFTMSSAAVFLYHMLYTSFEIEDAELLTDHVNTLRHELERAPESLREAEEIILSTATHRTLERYYGQLLDHTGKVLLETPGFSDLVEKDAAFPVAAPKNGNISAVARHVSNKGIPSFLAAALVAHDPAKPPLVYHVALDVRHLEEWLGELRLQLILVVATGTALSGLLAWLLTHRGLEPVREITSTMKRVGAEGLDERLGGKPWPRELAAMAGEFDRMLQRLRDAFARQSQFSADVAHEFRTPLNNLVLSTSLALSRDHAQEDYRQTLATHLEEYDRLKHMVESLLFIARADNAEASLTKAEVDAAALAEEVADFYSALAEDKGVMLTSSGEGCVMADASLMRMALGNLISNAIRHTPPGGKVSVMIAREAGMCLVSVADSGTGIATEHLPRLFDRFYRVDSARSSQGGDAGVGLGLALVKTVVQLHGGTVSVSSTPGAGTTVEMRFNSNMKKVTN
- a CDS encoding heavy metal response regulator transcription factor — its product is MRILIVEDERRSREFLAKGLQEAGYVVDVAGDGEEGLQATRDSAFDLIVLDVMLPVRDGWHVLEHLRTEGCETPVLFLTARDSVPDRVRGLELGADDYLVKPFAWTEFLARVRTLLRRSPVRTAEIIKIGDLELDLPRMKARRGRHPIDLTAKEFQLLSLLARRRGEVLSRTTICEQVWDMNFSTDSNAVDVAMGRLRRKVDEPFENKLIHTQRGLGYILEDRGQS